In the uncultured Methanobacterium sp. genome, one interval contains:
- a CDS encoding class III signal peptide-containing protein: MRIIEISIMEDEAAQTSAEYVMLLGGIIVIVLVAIITYQSYVRGLGSNITNGSEVNSINGNLTEINKTLNKP; the protein is encoded by the coding sequence ATGAGAATAATAGAGATAAGCATAATGGAAGATGAAGCAGCCCAGACTTCTGCAGAATACGTAATGTTACTGGGAGGCATCATAGTAATCGTCCTGGTGGCAATCATCACCTACCAGAGCTACGTTCGTGGCCTGGGAAGCAACATTACCAATGGTAGTGAAGTGAACAGTATCAATGGTAATCTTACCGAAATAAATAAAACCCTAAACAAACCTTGA
- a CDS encoding type II secretion system F family protein has product MAIIPSALSPVSNSIDNIFPDKYLVRMQEILIRSGMYVKASDLLTLIFGAGIFLGTIALIAFMVLGGNPVIGFILGLIAPGAIIFIWIFFMMERRVDSIEQGTPDFLRQIASLLRSGVGVETAMEDISKHGEGPLTDELKRAVIEIKIGSTFEDAILGMGERLKSKTLDRTFRMIIEGRRVGGSLADVIETVAEDLRAILALQRERRANVMMSVMFLLIAAVIAAPFALGMAMSYSAFIESLGKPNPLLGAASIGAAGYIIIHSIIAGILMGIVLYGSAKKGIKFALALVPVAYGLFYVVITFAPHLLLGI; this is encoded by the coding sequence ATGGCCATCATACCTTCTGCACTTTCCCCCGTATCCAATAGTATTGATAATATTTTCCCTGACAAATATCTGGTTCGTATGCAGGAAATCCTGATTCGTTCCGGGATGTATGTCAAGGCCTCTGATCTTTTAACCCTGATTTTTGGTGCAGGAATATTTTTAGGCACCATAGCCCTTATAGCATTTATGGTACTGGGCGGAAATCCAGTAATAGGATTTATTCTCGGCTTAATTGCTCCGGGAGCCATTATATTCATTTGGATTTTTTTCATGATGGAAAGAAGAGTGGATTCCATTGAACAAGGAACTCCTGATTTTTTAAGGCAGATCGCCTCACTCCTAAGATCAGGAGTGGGTGTAGAAACAGCCATGGAAGACATATCCAAACATGGAGAAGGTCCTTTAACTGATGAGTTAAAAAGAGCTGTAATTGAGATAAAAATAGGAAGTACCTTTGAAGACGCAATTCTGGGGATGGGCGAACGTTTGAAATCCAAAACACTGGATAGAACATTCAGAATGATTATTGAAGGTAGAAGAGTTGGGGGCAGTCTTGCAGATGTTATTGAAACAGTTGCAGAAGATTTAAGGGCTATTCTGGCACTTCAAAGAGAAAGAAGAGCCAATGTTATGATGTCAGTGATGTTCCTGTTAATCGCAGCAGTCATTGCTGCTCCGTTTGCACTGGGGATGGCTATGTCTTATTCGGCTTTTATTGAATCTTTAGGAAAACCCAATCCTTTATTAGGTGCAGCATCCATCGGAGCTGCTGGATACATCATCATACACTCCATAATTGCAGGTATTTTAATGGGGATCGTACTTTATGGTAGTGCAAAGAAGGGCATCAAATTCGCATTAGCCCTGGTTCCTGTGGCATATGGCCTATTCTACGTGGTCATAACCTTTGCACCCCATCTACTTTTGGGAATTTAA
- a CDS encoding aminopeptidase P family protein: MKIDEIIEKTNQENLNSLIILKPENIAYVTGFMPSSISVLILKEEPVFLTSKLDLEEARQKSTLQVEEFKSLSEIKKTLKETVSGKVGVENSMTVGTCKKLCEDFQVEITDIIEGLRTIKSPGEIKKINGAIRIAEDSFKDLDFSVTEDNLAAQLEYNMRSAGSLRPSFETIVASGPRSSPPHASTTSKMVESPVMIDWGALYQNYASDITRTIIKTEEEEEILSIVLEAQKKAIKTIKPGVKTSYIDKVARNVIEDYGYGDNFIHSTGHGVGLEIHEKPSLSPKSDEKLEKGMVVTVEPGIYLEGKFGVRIEDMILIKNRAKVLTSHPRKLIA; the protein is encoded by the coding sequence ATGAAAATAGATGAAATAATAGAAAAAACAAACCAGGAAAATCTTAACTCGTTAATTATCCTTAAACCTGAAAACATAGCATATGTAACCGGTTTTATGCCTTCAAGCATATCAGTCTTAATTTTAAAAGAAGAACCCGTGTTTTTAACCTCAAAATTAGATTTGGAGGAGGCCCGTCAAAAATCTACATTGCAGGTGGAGGAATTCAAATCCCTGAGTGAAATTAAAAAAACATTAAAGGAAACTGTGTCCGGAAAGGTGGGTGTTGAAAATTCAATGACTGTGGGAACCTGTAAAAAATTATGTGAAGATTTCCAGGTGGAAATCACCGATATCATTGAAGGTTTACGCACCATCAAATCCCCAGGTGAAATTAAAAAGATTAACGGAGCTATTAGGATTGCTGAAGACTCCTTTAAAGATCTGGATTTTTCAGTAACTGAGGATAACCTGGCAGCGCAGCTAGAATATAACATGAGATCTGCTGGTTCTCTTCGACCTTCCTTTGAAACGATTGTAGCCTCAGGACCAAGATCCAGCCCCCCCCATGCTTCTACCACATCCAAAATGGTGGAAAGCCCAGTAATGATAGACTGGGGTGCATTATACCAGAATTATGCATCGGATATCACTCGAACCATAATTAAGACTGAAGAAGAGGAAGAAATTCTTTCCATAGTTCTGGAAGCCCAAAAAAAAGCCATAAAAACCATAAAACCAGGTGTAAAAACATCTTACATTGACAAGGTGGCTAGAAATGTTATTGAAGACTATGGGTACGGAGACAATTTCATCCATTCTACAGGACATGGAGTAGGTTTGGAAATCCATGAAAAACCATCATTATCCCCCAAAAGTGATGAAAAACTTGAAAAAGGAATGGTGGTAACTGTTGAACCCGGAATATACCTTGAAGGGAAATTTGGAGTTAGAATTGAAGACATGATACTCATCAAAAACAGGGCCAAGGTCTTAACCAGTCACCCTCGCAAACTTATCGCTTGA
- a CDS encoding HIT family protein, with protein sequence MVISTNSTCEYCQIAGGYGKIIWETAHWNVYLAPSQRYLGTCVVALKRHCRDLSQVNNNEWIDFAQIVQKLEKSLEQTFQPTLFNWSCFKNSVFRDENPNPEIHWHFIPRYQDPVDFEGIVFQDPDFGYIPLPKKREIPVEVMEQLARKIKDNIVKD encoded by the coding sequence ATGGTGATTTCCACGAATTCTACTTGCGAATACTGCCAAATAGCCGGAGGATACGGGAAGATTATATGGGAAACTGCCCACTGGAACGTATATCTGGCACCAAGCCAACGATATCTTGGAACCTGCGTGGTGGCTCTTAAAAGACATTGCAGAGATCTTTCCCAGGTAAATAATAATGAATGGATTGATTTTGCACAGATTGTGCAAAAACTGGAAAAATCACTGGAACAAACATTCCAGCCCACACTCTTCAACTGGAGTTGCTTTAAAAACTCTGTTTTCAGGGATGAAAATCCTAATCCCGAGATTCACTGGCATTTCATACCCCGTTATCAGGACCCAGTGGATTTTGAAGGGATCGTTTTTCAGGACCCTGATTTTGGATACATCCCCCTTCCAAAAAAAAGAGAAATTCCCGTGGAAGTCATGGAACAACTCGCCCGAAAGATTAAAGATAATATTGTTAAAGATTGA
- a CDS encoding site-2 protease family protein has protein sequence MVNFTSHEIRDIIISMLVIGGVFAYVFRNINQGDFISLIPVTLIAVGFGFVFHELAHKFVAIRYGFYAEYRLWVQGLVLAIVTAAFGFVFILPGAVYIHGQYISKEENGKISIAGPLTQIALAAIFFALIPFISFSPILYLICSLGFTINSFLAFFNLLPIGMLDGAKILKWNPVIWVITIGTTILMISPYIISSISYLITL, from the coding sequence ATGGTTAACTTCACATCCCACGAAATCAGGGACATAATAATCTCCATGCTGGTAATTGGAGGAGTTTTTGCTTATGTATTCAGAAATATTAATCAGGGAGATTTCATATCACTCATCCCGGTCACACTGATTGCAGTGGGCTTTGGATTCGTGTTTCATGAATTGGCACATAAATTTGTAGCAATAAGATATGGTTTTTATGCAGAATACCGGCTTTGGGTTCAAGGACTTGTCCTAGCCATAGTAACAGCAGCATTTGGATTTGTATTTATCTTACCCGGGGCAGTGTACATTCACGGACAGTATATCTCCAAGGAAGAAAACGGAAAAATATCCATAGCAGGCCCATTAACTCAAATAGCTTTGGCAGCAATATTTTTCGCTTTAATTCCATTCATATCATTCTCTCCCATATTATACTTAATATGTAGTTTAGGATTCACCATTAACAGCTTTTTAGCATTTTTCAATTTGCTTCCAATAGGGATGTTAGACGGGGCAAAGATTTTAAAGTGGAATCCTGTAATTTGGGTAATAACAATAGGAACAACAATTTTAATGATATCTCCATATATCATCTCTTCTATCTCCTATTTGATAACACTTTAA
- a CDS encoding YcaO-related McrA-glycine thioamidation protein encodes MFKEIPVKYFKGTHRCRDPTETIGKVKGKLSVAGVTRIAEITHLDRIGIPVYSAIRPGAAEGAVSIYAGKGATKPQAKASAMMEAFERYSAEQQESDDDKIVCGSFREMEGCIDPSSLILPASLNMDKTDIDWVKAINAKNDVEYLVPANAVYHPYQSTTNGNSLFKSSTNGLASGNVLEEAVFHGITEVVERDAWSIFEALRQPKREVNCEGTENPLINDVLSKFRKAGVDVKLVDLTADVEITTMAAVSDDTVLKDPALLTLGVGTHLDPEVAALRALTEVAQSRATQIHGTREDTTRAVFMRKAGYQRMKRINKHWFGEFKDSVDISDIKSKAKKSFKDDIETSLKLLDKCGFSNVLYTDLTRPEIQIPVVRVVIPGMEVYSVDTERIGKRLRQ; translated from the coding sequence ATGTTTAAAGAAATTCCTGTAAAATACTTTAAAGGTACCCACCGTTGCCGTGACCCTACAGAAACCATAGGTAAGGTAAAAGGAAAGCTTTCTGTTGCAGGAGTTACCAGAATAGCGGAAATAACTCACCTTGATCGTATTGGAATACCAGTTTATTCTGCTATCAGACCCGGTGCTGCAGAAGGTGCGGTGAGTATTTATGCAGGAAAAGGAGCCACTAAACCTCAAGCCAAGGCTTCGGCAATGATGGAAGCTTTTGAAAGGTATTCTGCCGAACAACAGGAATCTGATGATGACAAAATAGTCTGTGGTTCTTTCAGGGAAATGGAGGGATGTATTGATCCATCCTCACTGATATTGCCTGCTTCCTTAAATATGGATAAGACTGATATTGACTGGGTAAAGGCGATTAATGCCAAAAATGATGTAGAATATCTGGTACCCGCCAATGCAGTTTACCATCCCTACCAATCAACTACTAATGGAAATTCTCTATTTAAATCAAGTACCAATGGTTTGGCATCGGGTAATGTTTTGGAGGAGGCAGTTTTCCACGGTATAACTGAAGTGGTGGAGAGGGATGCTTGGAGCATCTTCGAAGCCCTGCGCCAGCCAAAGAGGGAAGTGAATTGTGAAGGCACGGAGAATCCTCTGATCAATGATGTTCTATCCAAATTTCGTAAGGCGGGGGTTGATGTTAAACTGGTTGACCTCACTGCTGATGTGGAAATAACCACCATGGCTGCAGTATCTGATGATACAGTGCTTAAAGATCCTGCACTCCTAACGCTGGGTGTGGGAACTCATCTAGATCCAGAAGTTGCAGCTCTCCGGGCTTTAACAGAGGTGGCGCAAAGCAGAGCTACCCAGATCCACGGTACACGCGAAGACACCACCCGGGCAGTGTTCATGCGTAAAGCAGGATACCAGCGTATGAAACGGATTAACAAGCACTGGTTTGGGGAATTCAAGGATAGTGTTGATATCTCTGATATTAAAAGTAAGGCCAAAAAATCGTTCAAGGACGATATTGAAACTTCACTTAAACTCTTGGATAAATGTGGGTTTAGTAATGTGCTATACACAGATCTTACCCGGCCAGAAATTCAGATTCCCGTAGTGAGGGTTGTTATTCCTGGAATGGAAGTATATTCAGTTGATACTGAACGAATTGGGAAAAGACTTAGGCAGTAA
- the pth2 gene encoding peptidyl-tRNA hydrolase Pth2, which produces MKQVIVMRADLKMSKGKLAAQACHASLGAYKKADERVIREWELGGGKKVVVQVKSQEELFEIYELVKAAEIPSFLVTDAGHTELPPSTVTGLGIGPEKDEKIDRITQDLKLLK; this is translated from the coding sequence ATGAAACAAGTCATTGTAATGAGAGCAGACCTGAAAATGAGTAAGGGTAAGTTGGCTGCCCAGGCGTGCCATGCGAGTTTAGGTGCTTATAAAAAAGCTGATGAGCGAGTTATACGTGAATGGGAATTGGGAGGCGGAAAAAAAGTAGTTGTTCAGGTTAAAAGTCAGGAAGAACTATTTGAGATTTACGAGCTGGTTAAAGCAGCTGAAATTCCCAGTTTCCTGGTAACCGATGCAGGACATACTGAACTTCCCCCCTCCACCGTAACCGGCCTGGGTATAGGACCAGAAAAGGATGAGAAAATAGATAGAATAACCCAGGATCTCAAGTTACTCAAATAA
- a CDS encoding delta 1-pyrroline-5-carboxylate synthetase, with protein sequence MEWVIKIGGSLFPEYSINLAQEMVGKDVLVVCGGGQMANQIREYHHKLNFSPTAGHKTAILCMDILGMLLADKVKGAKAVRSLEEAKKVLDAGKLPVLIPSMLMEYLDPLEHSWRVTSDSISLYISNLLEAKLLITTDVDGIYTHRPSLDGAQFIKEISAKKLLNFGETSLDESFAELLLKYKTSTYVVNGKHPERVLAILDGRSSINTFIGGD encoded by the coding sequence ATGGAATGGGTGATTAAGATAGGTGGAAGCCTCTTCCCCGAATATTCAATCAATCTGGCCCAGGAAATGGTGGGTAAAGATGTTTTAGTAGTTTGTGGAGGTGGCCAGATGGCCAACCAGATCAGGGAATACCATCACAAACTGAATTTTTCACCCACTGCCGGGCATAAAACCGCCATTTTATGCATGGATATTTTGGGAATGCTCCTGGCGGACAAGGTTAAAGGAGCAAAGGCAGTTAGATCTCTGGAAGAAGCTAAAAAAGTTCTGGATGCAGGGAAATTGCCCGTTTTAATTCCCTCAATGCTCATGGAATATCTGGATCCACTGGAACACTCCTGGAGGGTAACCTCTGATTCCATCTCATTATATATTTCAAATCTTCTTGAGGCGAAACTATTAATAACCACAGATGTAGATGGTATATACACACATAGACCATCACTTGATGGCGCCCAATTCATCAAGGAAATTAGTGCAAAAAAACTTCTAAATTTTGGTGAAACATCACTAGATGAGAGCTTTGCTGAGCTTTTACTTAAATATAAAACCAGCACTTATGTTGTTAATGGCAAACACCCCGAGAGGGTTCTGGCCATATTAGATGGGCGAAGCTCTATAAACACGTTTATCGGAGGAGATTAA
- a CDS encoding zinc finger domain-containing protein: MEKIECTSCKQEISPVETYVKFECPECEEILYRCQKCRTFGHLYQCKCGFKGP; the protein is encoded by the coding sequence ATGGAAAAAATAGAATGTACCTCATGCAAACAAGAAATATCACCTGTAGAAACTTATGTAAAATTTGAATGTCCTGAATGTGAAGAAATACTGTACCGCTGCCAGAAATGCCGAACATTCGGCCATCTTTACCAGTGCAAGTGCGGATTTAAAGGACCATAA
- a CDS encoding elongation factor 1-beta, with protein MGEVVATIKLMPETPEVDLAQLKEKVTQSIPEGTELHKIEEEPIAFGLVALNVIVVVDDGEGGTEKAEEIFAQIGDVASVEVVDVRRLM; from the coding sequence ATGGGAGAAGTAGTTGCAACCATAAAATTAATGCCAGAGACCCCTGAAGTGGATCTTGCTCAGTTAAAGGAAAAAGTTACTCAATCAATACCTGAAGGCACTGAACTACACAAAATTGAAGAAGAACCAATAGCTTTTGGTCTGGTAGCTCTCAACGTAATAGTGGTAGTTGATGATGGTGAAGGCGGAACCGAGAAAGCTGAGGAAATTTTCGCCCAGATTGGTGATGTTGCCAGCGTAGAAGTAGTAGATGTGCGCAGGTTAATGTAA
- a CDS encoding tripartite tricarboxylate transporter permease: MFDIILACIIGVLCGVITGLIPGIHVNTVGAFVFSASPFLLYSYSPEVLAVFLLSMSISHALLEFIPSIFLGVPEEGTVLSIMPGHHLVLQGRGKEAIRLVSLGGFGAMIITILLLPIFMVGLPPLYGLLKPYIWIILSVVVVYMLIRLSQDWNSLIWSSILFLFSGIMGWTALNSPLSSSVSLLCLFSGLFGVSTMLYSLSQKSIIPAQNKHHHLEIDGDIIRGVFAGGIAGSILGFLPGMGPAQGSLLAQELSGSSDTGSEREGFLVAMSGVNASDALFSLIAIYLIGNPRSGIAVYVNQLLQGLDFNHLLIMIFSSVTAVSIALVLCIKLGDWFSHSMEKIDYEKLSWVVIVFMSFLVVFFGVMEHANLFFVMVTYITAIAMGLLPHYLDINKSNLMGVLIVPAIVVYMGIG, translated from the coding sequence GTGTTTGATATTATATTAGCCTGCATCATTGGAGTTTTATGTGGTGTAATCACCGGTTTAATTCCCGGAATCCATGTAAACACTGTTGGAGCATTTGTTTTCTCGGCATCACCATTTCTCCTGTACTCTTATTCTCCCGAAGTTCTGGCGGTTTTTTTATTATCCATGTCCATTTCCCATGCATTACTGGAGTTCATACCTTCCATTTTTCTGGGAGTACCTGAAGAGGGAACCGTTCTCTCGATAATGCCAGGACATCATTTAGTACTTCAGGGAAGGGGAAAAGAGGCTATACGTCTGGTTTCACTGGGTGGTTTTGGAGCTATGATCATAACCATCCTCCTTTTACCCATTTTCATGGTGGGATTACCTCCGTTATACGGATTGTTAAAGCCATATATCTGGATCATACTATCTGTGGTAGTTGTTTACATGTTGATACGTCTCAGCCAGGACTGGAATTCATTGATATGGTCTTCAATTTTGTTTCTTTTCTCAGGGATCATGGGCTGGACTGCACTGAATTCCCCTTTATCTTCAAGTGTTTCCCTTTTATGCCTGTTTTCAGGCCTTTTTGGGGTAAGCACCATGCTTTATAGTCTTTCCCAAAAATCAATCATACCTGCTCAAAACAAGCATCACCATCTTGAAATCGATGGGGATATTATTCGAGGTGTATTCGCGGGAGGAATCGCCGGTAGTATCCTGGGATTTTTACCAGGTATGGGACCTGCCCAGGGAAGTCTCCTGGCCCAGGAATTGAGTGGTAGCTCAGACACAGGGAGTGAAAGAGAAGGATTTTTGGTGGCCATGAGCGGAGTAAATGCATCAGATGCTCTTTTTTCCTTAATAGCTATTTATTTAATTGGTAACCCTCGCAGTGGAATCGCAGTTTACGTGAACCAGTTACTGCAGGGGCTGGATTTTAACCATCTTTTAATTATGATTTTTTCGTCTGTAACTGCGGTTTCCATTGCACTGGTGCTCTGTATAAAGTTAGGGGATTGGTTCAGTCATTCAATGGAAAAAATAGATTATGAAAAACTCTCATGGGTTGTCATTGTCTTCATGAGCTTTCTGGTGGTATTTTTTGGAGTGATGGAACATGCAAATCTTTTTTTTGTTATGGTGACGTACATAACCGCCATTGCCATGGGATTGCTCCCACATTATCTGGATATTAATAAATCCAACCTTATGGGTGTGTTAATTGTTCCTGCAATTGTGGTATACATGGGAATTGGATAA
- a CDS encoding 50S ribosomal protein L11 methyltransferase: protein MDIKCRCNQECIKKPLAVLEKIEYIYSPCDSCLEWNFKKFKPFNEQIDPQKRINANWGKCSCGRRHLDLVIAHILRIMQEEGLKNEKATLRDACVPLITPAYPLQNAPYLSKSNLVVLSPDFNDKCAARILAEVPEVKGVLKGNIKDTVGIKDSKLPSNHYELLAGCDMRCDIVQTSEGPLCIYKHQGEIHIEFPKPVSPKISALSKVMDKYENPKILDCTCGPGTLGIAALKKGATKVVFNDLWYPAAHTTALNLEINGFPLELFDCKQGLVARGKSWDVYCLDVNELGSVLEEKFDICVVDTFPGVDTSSFTEAIKNLCHEIVVI, encoded by the coding sequence ATGGACATAAAGTGCAGATGCAACCAAGAATGTATAAAAAAACCACTTGCAGTCTTAGAGAAAATTGAATATATTTATTCTCCCTGTGATAGCTGTTTAGAATGGAATTTTAAGAAGTTCAAACCTTTCAATGAACAAATAGATCCTCAGAAAAGAATAAATGCAAATTGGGGAAAATGCTCCTGTGGTCGTCGCCATCTGGACCTGGTAATAGCCCATATTCTGAGGATCATGCAGGAGGAGGGATTAAAGAATGAAAAGGCAACCCTTAGAGATGCTTGCGTTCCTTTAATAACACCAGCATACCCCCTTCAAAATGCACCTTACCTCTCTAAGAGTAATTTAGTGGTGTTATCTCCTGATTTTAATGATAAATGTGCAGCAAGAATATTAGCCGAAGTTCCTGAAGTTAAAGGTGTGCTTAAAGGAAATATTAAGGACACCGTTGGGATTAAAGACAGTAAATTACCATCTAACCACTATGAATTACTGGCTGGCTGTGATATGCGCTGTGACATAGTGCAAACATCGGAAGGTCCTCTTTGCATCTACAAACATCAGGGAGAGATACATATAGAATTTCCAAAACCAGTATCTCCCAAAATTTCTGCTTTAAGCAAAGTGATGGATAAATATGAAAATCCAAAAATTTTAGACTGCACCTGTGGCCCTGGAACATTGGGAATAGCCGCCCTTAAGAAAGGAGCCACTAAGGTGGTTTTTAATGACCTCTGGTACCCTGCTGCCCACACCACCGCCCTTAATCTGGAAATAAACGGGTTCCCCCTAGAATTATTTGACTGCAAACAGGGACTGGTGGCACGTGGCAAATCATGGGATGTGTACTGTCTGGATGTAAATGAACTGGGATCGGTTCTTGAGGAGAAATTTGATATTTGTGTGGTGGACACATTCCCTGGAGTGGATACCAGCAGCTTTACTGAGGCCATAAAAAACCTTTGCCATGAAATTGTGGTTATCTAA
- a CDS encoding ATPase, T2SS/T4P/T4SS family, whose amino-acid sequence MKDKRKEILKDLLGEFGSDEESDEGSVEEEDYPLPRERKEKVSSVRNKVQEEDEDEFTLNKIMKKPPKRTKKVKKASDGLKAEIIEEGLIPKYNVSVPHFSDKEELIFNEVREKLVEVAVSQGEEFNIDEESFIGEVKQFLRTRGVRDVERLATQISQVMLGYGKLDPMIKDDDLEEIMVIGTGSKVFVYHRKIGMMVTNVVFDADDDIRAIIDVIARQVNRRIDQQTPILDARLKDGSRVNATLPPVSADGPTLTIRKFRKDPLTVVDLINFKTMSSHLAGFLWLCTDGMGVKPCNAIIAGGTGSGKTTTLNTIAAFVPPRERIITIEDTLELQLPHSHVLRMETRPPNIEGKGELTMDTLVKNSLRQRPDRVIVGEVRGSEAITLFTALNTGHSGMGTLHSNTARETITRLINPPMSVPNIMIPALDFIIMQNRMYRAEGGSLRRVTEVAEVVGMEEGNVQLNRVFEWNNVTDKVEYVGIASQTLREMAEMRGVSITEIEEEIEKRRLVLEYLADNNIRSIEEVGRCINSYYRDPDEMMDRIL is encoded by the coding sequence ATGAAGGACAAACGCAAGGAAATACTGAAGGACCTTCTGGGAGAATTTGGTTCAGATGAAGAATCTGATGAGGGTTCAGTTGAGGAAGAAGACTATCCTTTACCTCGTGAAAGGAAGGAGAAGGTATCTTCAGTTCGGAATAAAGTTCAGGAAGAAGATGAAGATGAGTTCACCTTAAATAAAATAATGAAAAAGCCACCTAAGCGCACAAAAAAGGTTAAGAAAGCTTCTGATGGGTTAAAGGCTGAGATAATAGAGGAAGGATTGATTCCTAAATACAATGTTAGTGTGCCTCATTTTTCAGATAAGGAAGAACTGATTTTTAATGAAGTCCGTGAGAAGCTGGTGGAAGTGGCTGTTTCCCAGGGTGAAGAATTTAATATTGATGAAGAATCATTTATAGGGGAAGTTAAGCAATTTCTGAGGACTCGAGGAGTTCGTGATGTGGAAAGACTGGCCACACAGATCTCCCAGGTGATGTTGGGGTATGGAAAACTTGATCCCATGATCAAGGACGATGATCTGGAAGAAATTATGGTTATAGGTACTGGTAGCAAGGTATTTGTTTACCACCGTAAGATTGGGATGATGGTTACCAATGTAGTTTTCGATGCGGATGATGATATACGGGCTATAATAGATGTTATTGCCCGGCAGGTGAACCGTCGTATTGACCAGCAGACTCCTATACTGGATGCTCGTCTTAAAGATGGTTCCAGGGTTAACGCTACCCTCCCACCTGTTTCTGCTGACGGGCCTACCCTTACCATCAGGAAATTTAGAAAAGACCCCCTCACTGTGGTGGATTTAATTAACTTCAAAACCATGTCTTCCCACCTGGCAGGTTTCCTGTGGTTGTGTACCGATGGTATGGGTGTAAAACCATGTAACGCCATTATTGCCGGTGGTACTGGTTCCGGTAAAACCACCACCCTGAACACCATTGCTGCTTTTGTTCCTCCAAGGGAACGTATTATAACCATTGAAGATACTCTGGAATTGCAATTACCTCACTCTCACGTGCTGCGTATGGAAACTCGCCCCCCTAACATTGAAGGTAAGGGTGAACTTACCATGGATACCTTGGTGAAGAACTCCCTCCGTCAGAGGCCGGACAGAGTAATTGTTGGTGAGGTTCGTGGATCAGAGGCCATAACCCTCTTCACAGCATTAAACACTGGTCACTCTGGAATGGGAACCCTTCACTCCAACACTGCCCGAGAAACTATCACTCGTTTGATAAATCCTCCTATGAGTGTACCTAATATCATGATTCCCGCCCTGGACTTCATTATTATGCAGAACCGGATGTACCGTGCTGAAGGAGGATCTCTCCGGCGTGTCACTGAAGTTGCGGAAGTGGTGGGGATGGAAGAGGGTAATGTACAGCTTAACCGCGTGTTTGAGTGGAATAACGTCACTGATAAAGTGGAATATGTGGGAATTGCCAGTCAGACCCTGCGTGAGATGGCAGAAATGAGGGGTGTGAGTATTACTGAAATCGAAGAGGAAATTGAAAAAAGAAGACTGGTACTGGAGTACCTGGCCGATAACAACATTCGTTCAATTGAAGAAGTGGGCCGGTGCATTAACAGTTACTACAGAGATCCAGATGAAATGATGGATAGAATACTTTAA